Within the Pseudomonadota bacterium genome, the region TCGCCGCGAGAGACGTCGAGGACCTTCCCGAAGCGTCCGACGACGACCTGAGACTGTGCCACTTCCGGGATCCGAAATGAGGGAGCTCATCGTTTGCCCAAGGTCGGACCACCCGCGAGCTTCTGCGGTCAGCGGGCTATGCGACGAGTGCCACGAACTCGTCTCCGTGAACTCGAAGCCGCGGTCGAATGCGTTTCTGGTGTGCGTCGAGTGCTCGTCGAAGCTGTTGCGCGGAGAGATCACGTCCGGGCGCGACGGAGTGCACGTCGATCCCAACGTAGAGTTCGAGGCGCGCGCGGCGCTGGCACGTGACCTGCGTGGGTACTCGCCACGCATCCTCCTCAACGCGGCGCGCACGATGGTGAGATGGCTCGGTCCGGCCTACGCGTCAGAACGACAGTGGGTTCGCGCCGCGCTTCCGACGCGGGTTCCCTGTCCAAGATGCGCTGCTGGCCGCGATGACCCATGCCGAGGCGCGTGGTACTGCCACGAGAGGATTGAAGAGAACCTGCAGCGCTTGGAGTCGCTGCCGACGTACGCCACGACCTGGTCTTCGCCATGCTGCGGGCACAGCCTGTATCTCATCTGGCGCAAGATCACGCCGTCTCTCTCCTGGATGGGAATCCCTTGCCTCGCGGACGGCTGCGACAAGACGTACTCAATCGAACTCGACGAGGGTGATCTCGTTGGCGACCGAATCCTGTCTGAGAGGATCCATCCGCAGATGGTCGAGATGACCGCTTGGGGTGTGGAGTGAAGATTGCAGAATGTCGGTTCTGCAGGTCGCTCAGCCCGTCTGTGGTGGACGATCTGACTAACTTTGGCAAGCGCAGGAAGTACTTCGTCGAGTGCTCTTGTTGCAGTGCACGCGGCCCCTGGTCGGAGTGGAAACGGCGCGCAGCGATCTACTGGAATGAGCAGAAAGCGTCGCCAGATCTACTCACCCTCTATCGTCCCGTTGCTGAGACGCTTGAGGACTCGATGAGAGAGGAGCTCGCCCTGCGGGACTTCGACGACTTAGTTGCGTGTGCGTACTCAGAGAACCATGAGAAGATCATGACCGATCTGGGATCTGAACCGTTCTCTACCAGGTTGATCACGGTTCACTCCTACGGCGGCAGAGACGACAGGATCGCTTGGCCGTCGACGTATCTGGTAAAGCTACGCAGCCTGCCCTGGGGCTACGTGAGCGCGATCCCGAAAGACACTCCGCGATCTAGCCTTCCTTCATGAGTGAGTCCAAGAAGGAAAACCCGTTCGCTGCCCGGGCGGCCGATGAGATCGTTGCAACGCTGAAGGATCTGATCCGTCGCGTCGACGGTGTTGGCACGGCCCTCGAAGAGGGCAAGATCACAGAGGAGGGAACGAAGGAAGCCACGAAGGGTATCCTGATCGACTACGCAGCTTCCATGCGCGGCAGCATCGTTCGCGCGATCGCTTCCGAGACGCTGATGAAGGCCCTAAGAGAACTCGGCATTGTCCCGAAAGACGCCTCGTGAATACCAGGAGGAGTGCGTTCAGGCGCACTTCGATTGGTTCGCGCGCAACTCCGAAGGCAACCCGCTCTTCGTTGTCCCCACTGGCGCAGGCAAGTCGCTGGTCATCGCCGAGTTTGTGCGCAGGTCGCTGAACGCCTGGCCCGGTTGCAGGTTCCTGGTTCCAACTCACGTGAAGGAACTCGTCCAGCAGAACTACGACGAGTTCGTCGGGCACTGCGGCGACGAAGAGTGGTTTGACTCGGCAACAGCAGGCATCTACTCAGCCGGTATCGGTCGGTTCGACAAAGGATGCGCCGTGGTCTTCTGCAACGTGCAGTCCGTTGCGCACAAGGTGTCAGAGATCGGTCGGTTCGACCTCGTCCTCGTCGACGAAGCGCACATGATACCCAAGCGCGGCGAAGGACGATACCGCACGCTCATCGAGGACCTCACTGAGGTCAACCCGCGTCTACGCGTCTGCGGCTACACCGCCACGCACTACCGCCTCGACGGCGGCTACCTGCACCAGGGCGACGGTCGCATCTTCACCGACGTGGCCTACGAAGTGCGCCTCGAGGACCTGGTGCCTGAGTTCCTGAGCCCGGTTGCCACCAAGCTGCCGGGAGACGGCCAGATCGACGCGACGGCAGTCCCGAAGTCCGCCGGCGACTACAACCTGCGCGCGCTCGGCGAAATCGCGGAAAACGCGCAGTGCGT harbors:
- a CDS encoding DEAD/DEAH box helicase, whose product is MSRKTPREYQEECVQAHFDWFARNSEGNPLFVVPTGAGKSLVIAEFVRRSLNAWPGCRFLVPTHVKELVQQNYDEFVGHCGDEEWFDSATAGIYSAGIGRFDKGCAVVFCNVQSVAHKVSEIGRFDLVLVDEAHMIPKRGEGRYRTLIEDLTEVNPRLRVCGYTATHYRLDGGYLHQGDGRIFTDVAYEVRLEDLVPEFLSPVATKLPGDGQIDATAVPKSAGDYNLRALGEIAENAQCVADAVDDVVRRGADRKAWLFFATTVRHAELIAQRLQRKHRIGCDVVLGNMPKGERRAAIEAFRDGRIRALVNVGVLTTGFNAPRCDLLAIMRPTMSAALYVQMIGRGMRLFPGKK